A window from Triticum aestivum cultivar Chinese Spring chromosome 6D, IWGSC CS RefSeq v2.1, whole genome shotgun sequence encodes these proteins:
- the LOC123141874 gene encoding uncharacterized protein, whose product MVAPMVIASAGLGMLAGVAMANRTTGDGLPAASRWDARPRCSTCSGTGREECLCSRWSDGDVGCGTCSGSGRKRCRSCGGSGTGRQLPVRLIAQQQKLPTAPGRRGD is encoded by the coding sequence ATGGTGGCGCCCATGGTGATCGCGTCGGCGGGGCTCGGGATGCTGGCGGGCGTGGCGATGGCGAACCGGACGACCGGGGACGGGCTGCCGGCGGCGTCCAGGTGGGACGCGCGGCCCCGCTGCTCCACCTGCAGCGGCACCGGCCGGGAGGAGTGCCTCTGCAGCCGTTGGTCCGATGGCGACGTCGGCTGCGGGACGTGCTCCGGCTCCGGCCGCAAGCGGTGCCGCAGCTGCGGAGGCTCTGGCACCGGCCGGCAGCTCCCGGTGCGACTCATCGCCCAGCAGCAGAAGCTGCCGACCGCGCCCGGGCGACGCGGAGACTAA
- the LOC123141873 gene encoding uncharacterized protein — MVAPMVIAAAGLGMLAGVATANRTTGDGLPAASRWDARPRCSTCRGTGREECLCSRWSDGDVGCGTCSGSGRKRCRSCGGSGTGRQLPARLIVQQQKLPNAHGRRGDHN, encoded by the coding sequence ATGGTGGCGCCCATGGTGatcgcggcggcggggctcgggatgCTGGCGGGCGTGGCGACGGCGAACCGGACGACGGGCGACGGGCTGCCGGCGGCGTCCAGGTGGGACGCACGGCCCCGTTGCTCCACGTGCCGCGGCACCGGCCGGGAGGAGTGCCTCTGCAGCCGTTGGTCCGACGGCGACGTCGGCTGCGGGACGTGCTCCGGCTCCGGCCGCAAGCGGTGCCGCAGCTGCGGAGGCTCTGGCACCGGCCGGCAGCTCCCGGCGCGACTCATCGTCCAGCAGCAGAAGCTTCCGAACGCACACGGGCGCCGCGGAGACCACAACTGA